In Chryseobacterium gleum, a single genomic region encodes these proteins:
- a CDS encoding MvdD family ATP-grasp ribosomal peptide maturase — protein MNKILIITHTADNFSIEKVTEYIEKNNCEVIRFDVDVYPLQNKLSTIFQDGEWVSFLETPEAKHRLDDISAIWYRRAYNIGKGLKEEMDSKFYGAAMGEIRNTLFGFFESVDAYSLGKPSVYRRLDSKEEQLKIADKLGLTIPATCLTNNPDEARKFILKHQNVVAKMQTGFAIYEDGVENVVFTNVVSEDKLEELDSLLYCPMQFQQMIQKKKELRITIVGRDVYAFEIDSQQSEDAKIDWRKDGVNLIDKWSRTELPADVEAKLLELLDVYNVDYGAIDMIVSPEDEYYFIEINAAGEFFWLDNLTEGNLISKSIADVLCDKAPRRNNEVMA, from the coding sequence ATGAATAAAATTTTAATTATAACCCATACCGCAGATAACTTTTCCATTGAAAAAGTTACAGAATACATTGAAAAAAATAACTGTGAAGTTATCCGCTTTGATGTTGATGTTTATCCTTTGCAAAATAAACTTTCCACCATTTTTCAGGATGGAGAATGGGTAAGTTTTCTCGAAACTCCTGAAGCAAAACACCGTCTGGATGATATTTCTGCCATCTGGTACCGGAGAGCTTACAATATCGGAAAAGGATTGAAAGAAGAAATGGACAGTAAATTTTACGGAGCCGCAATGGGGGAAATCCGCAACACCCTTTTTGGTTTCTTCGAATCCGTAGATGCTTACTCTTTAGGAAAGCCAAGTGTATACCGAAGATTAGACAGCAAGGAGGAACAATTGAAAATAGCAGATAAATTAGGATTGACGATTCCGGCAACCTGCCTTACCAACAACCCTGATGAAGCCAGAAAATTTATTCTGAAGCATCAGAATGTAGTAGCCAAAATGCAGACCGGTTTTGCTATCTATGAAGACGGTGTGGAAAACGTTGTGTTTACCAATGTTGTAAGCGAAGATAAACTGGAAGAGCTGGATTCACTGCTGTATTGCCCTATGCAGTTTCAGCAGATGATTCAAAAGAAAAAGGAACTTCGTATTACCATTGTGGGAAGAGACGTCTATGCATTTGAAATAGATTCCCAGCAGTCTGAAGATGCCAAAATAGACTGGAGAAAAGACGGTGTCAATCTCATCGATAAATGGAGCAGAACAGAACTTCCGGCAGATGTGGAAGCAAAACTGCTTGAACTTCTTGATGTTTACAATGTAGACTACGGAGCCATAGACATGATTGTTTCTCCCGAAGACGAATATTACTTCATTGAGATCAATGCTGCCGGAGAATTCTTCTGGCTGGATAATCTTACAGAAGGAAACCTTATTTCCAAAAGCATTGCAGACGTTTTGTGTGACAAGGCTCCAAGAAGAAATAATGAAGTAATGGCTTAA
- a CDS encoding DUF456 domain-containing protein gives MDTTVINIFCLILLFVGILGTFLPVLPGLLLSICGLLIYKFGTDADLPMIYIWAFGILTAASVVLSYVIPAKTNRKYGGTRWGSIGSVVGTIVGIFIPIPLGFLIGMFAGVFIGELLHDSKDMNKALRSTKGALIGFIYGTGFSFVVGVAMFLVVLLNMFNVI, from the coding sequence ATGGATACAACAGTTATAAATATTTTCTGCCTTATTCTACTATTTGTCGGGATATTGGGAACTTTTCTTCCGGTATTACCCGGGCTTTTGCTAAGCATTTGCGGGCTTCTCATCTATAAATTCGGGACAGATGCAGATCTTCCTATGATTTATATCTGGGCATTTGGAATTCTTACTGCGGCTTCTGTAGTACTAAGCTATGTGATTCCGGCAAAGACCAACAGAAAATATGGAGGTACACGCTGGGGAAGTATCGGTTCTGTGGTAGGAACCATTGTTGGAATATTTATTCCGATTCCGTTGGGCTTTCTGATAGGAATGTTTGCAGGAGTATTCATCGGTGAATTGCTTCATGACAGTAAGGATATGAATAAAGCCTTACGATCTACCAAAGGAGCACTGATTGGGTTCATCTACGGAACAGGATTCAGTTTTGTGGTAGGAGTGGCAATGTTTTTGGTAGTACTACTTAATATGTTTAACGTCATTTAA
- a CDS encoding NAD-dependent epimerase/dehydratase family protein produces the protein MIFVTGATGILGRIIVLELLKRGKNVRASKRPGSNLNEVRHSYSFYTENPDDFFNKIEWVNVDFDDLDSLKTALQGVDEVYHCAAKVSFHPKDEKEMYHTNIKGTENLLFACEGSDVKKFLHVSSVAVLDNFNEKGELDEDSDFNPKLEHSAYAISKHLSEMEAWRASAEGMNVVIINPGMIVGSGNWNQSSGELFSTFEDNSFTFSGGSAYVDVRDVANTAIGLMENNLFGERFIIVAENNRYADLARQIRTRLGLKEAKILTPTQLNIGRIANILFGWLIPKLRMVTKSNIEAISSFNTISNHKVKEKLNYQFIPVKESIDFHLNNYINDKKLKK, from the coding sequence ATGATTTTTGTAACGGGTGCTACCGGAATCCTGGGAAGAATAATTGTACTGGAACTTCTTAAAAGAGGGAAAAATGTACGGGCTTCCAAAAGACCGGGGAGCAATTTAAACGAAGTAAGGCATTCATACAGCTTTTATACGGAGAATCCTGATGATTTTTTTAATAAGATTGAATGGGTAAACGTAGATTTTGATGATCTCGACTCTTTGAAAACTGCGCTGCAGGGGGTAGATGAGGTGTATCATTGTGCCGCAAAAGTGAGTTTTCATCCCAAAGATGAAAAAGAAATGTACCATACCAACATCAAGGGTACAGAAAACCTGCTGTTTGCCTGTGAAGGATCAGACGTTAAAAAATTTCTTCACGTAAGTTCCGTTGCTGTTCTTGATAATTTTAATGAAAAAGGAGAATTAGATGAAGATTCTGACTTTAATCCAAAACTGGAACACTCTGCATACGCTATTTCAAAACATTTATCTGAAATGGAAGCCTGGAGAGCTTCAGCGGAAGGAATGAATGTCGTTATTATTAACCCCGGAATGATTGTAGGAAGCGGAAACTGGAACCAAAGCAGCGGAGAGCTTTTCTCTACCTTTGAAGACAATAGCTTTACCTTTTCAGGAGGTTCTGCTTACGTTGATGTAAGAGATGTAGCCAATACTGCAATCGGGCTCATGGAAAATAATCTTTTTGGAGAGCGGTTTATCATTGTTGCGGAAAATAACAGGTATGCCGACCTTGCCAGACAGATCAGAACCCGTCTTGGGCTTAAAGAAGCAAAAATTCTTACCCCAACTCAACTCAACATCGGAAGAATAGCGAACATCCTTTTCGGATGGCTGATTCCAAAACTTAGAATGGTGACCAAATCCAATATTGAAGCCATATCTTCATTCAACACCATTTCCAATCATAAAGTCAAAGAAAAGCTGAATTACCAGTTTATTCCCGTAAAAGAAAGTATAGACTTTCACCTGAATAATTATATTAACGACAAAAAGCTGAAGAAATGA
- a CDS encoding mechanosensitive ion channel family protein encodes MNDQLQETKNFIQELSEQLYIYITRISPAGLDWVFHIIVKLSLLLILFLITDFVFKFIINSVFRSFHNEQKFPILKSVYQSKITNSVAHFAALIVVGAIQGSIFPENALPKTTIFIIRCVNLGLVLILAGMLYRSLTAFRNYFSIKQDFYKIMALNAISETVKILGLFIFTVVGICVIFGIKGTTIVGSLGAITAVLVLVFRDTILGFVTGLHVATSKNLKVGDWVSIPKYSIEGNITEINLLTTKITNFDKTVSTIPTYDLMTTEIKNMQVMSESNTRRIKKSIYFNINSFKFLTDEDIERLKEINLISDYLEERTTEIKKEKESLVHKDKIVNGRQLTNIGVFRYYAQKYIENDPDIDKNGTRMVRQLDITPQGLPLEVYCFANDSKWERFEQIQADIFDHLLVASKEFELQVMQISVKV; translated from the coding sequence ATGAATGACCAGTTACAAGAAACCAAAAATTTTATACAGGAGCTAAGTGAACAGCTCTATATCTACATTACCCGCATTTCACCAGCCGGGCTGGACTGGGTTTTTCATATTATTGTAAAGCTGAGTTTACTTCTTATTCTGTTTTTAATCACTGATTTTGTTTTTAAGTTTATCATCAATTCTGTATTCAGGTCATTTCACAATGAACAGAAGTTTCCGATCTTAAAATCTGTTTATCAGTCTAAAATCACCAATTCTGTAGCCCACTTTGCTGCTTTAATTGTGGTGGGTGCCATCCAGGGTTCCATATTTCCGGAAAATGCATTGCCAAAAACAACCATTTTCATTATAAGATGTGTCAATTTAGGGCTGGTACTGATACTTGCAGGAATGCTGTACAGGTCGCTGACTGCTTTCAGAAATTATTTCAGCATTAAACAGGATTTTTATAAGATCATGGCACTTAATGCCATCTCGGAAACAGTAAAAATCTTAGGACTTTTCATATTTACAGTAGTAGGGATCTGTGTGATTTTTGGGATTAAAGGAACTACAATCGTAGGAAGTCTTGGGGCTATTACTGCTGTGCTGGTATTGGTTTTCAGGGATACAATCCTGGGATTTGTAACAGGTCTTCACGTGGCCACTTCTAAAAACTTAAAAGTAGGAGATTGGGTAAGCATTCCCAAATACAGCATTGAGGGAAATATCACGGAGATCAATCTGTTGACTACTAAGATTACCAATTTTGATAAAACAGTATCCACCATTCCTACCTATGATCTGATGACGACTGAGATCAAAAATATGCAGGTGATGTCTGAGTCCAATACCAGAAGAATAAAAAAATCAATTTACTTTAACATCAATTCCTTTAAATTCCTGACGGATGAAGATATTGAACGTTTAAAGGAGATTAACCTGATTTCAGATTATCTTGAGGAAAGAACCACCGAAATCAAAAAAGAAAAAGAGAGCCTGGTACATAAAGATAAAATTGTAAATGGAAGACAGCTTACCAATATTGGTGTTTTCAGATATTACGCACAGAAATATATTGAAAACGATCCTGATATTGACAAAAACGGTACCCGGATGGTCCGTCAGCTGGATATCACTCCGCAAGGGCTGCCTCTTGAAGTATACTGCTTTGCCAATGATTCCAAATGGGAGCGTTTTGAGCAGATTCAGGCAGATATTTTTGATCATCTGCTGGTAGCTTCAAAGGAATTTGAACTTCAGGTAATGCAGATAAGCGTAAAAGTGTAG
- a CDS encoding microviridin/marinostatin family tricyclic proteinase inhibitor, whose product MKSNNSKKKPFFASFLEKQVKDPETVKGGGDITLAETDLITKPTVDTVTSPKDDMMQTMKYPSDGDDDVINLPL is encoded by the coding sequence ATGAAAAGCAACAACTCAAAGAAGAAGCCGTTTTTCGCATCATTCCTGGAAAAACAGGTGAAGGATCCTGAAACAGTAAAAGGCGGAGGTGATATAACACTTGCCGAAACAGATTTGATCACAAAGCCGACAGTAGACACGGTAACGTCTCCGAAAGATGATATGATGCAAACCATGAAATATCCATCTGACGGTGATGATGATGTAATCAACCTTCCACTGTAA
- a CDS encoding MvdC family ATP-grasp ribosomal peptide maturase: MILCITHSQDFYNIDIFFEYLSSKNIPYFRLNSDRLNHLQKISICENSFELTDESGNTIHSDDIKGVWHRKAWRISAPEELDQDYERIFLNEYGSLRYNLMTALEHVPWINPYENEKKVDGNKIFQLKTAQRNNLAIPKTIFSNDEEKITTFFHQYCQGKAIAKLHGVTSKTMSGENMISTTVIEEESLEHLSDIAYCPMIFQPYIDKEYELRIVYVDGDFFTGKINNSENADWRVAREGYFWSAYELPETIKASLTSMMKEMGLYLGAIDMIKGRDGAYYFLEVNPQGEWGMLQKELGFPIAERIADNLIKRINFHE; this comes from the coding sequence ATGATTCTCTGCATCACCCACTCACAGGATTTTTATAATATTGACATCTTTTTCGAATATCTGAGCTCCAAAAATATTCCTTATTTCAGATTGAATTCCGACCGACTGAACCATCTTCAGAAGATCAGCATCTGTGAAAACTCATTTGAACTGACAGATGAATCAGGAAATACAATTCATTCTGACGATATCAAAGGAGTATGGCACAGAAAAGCCTGGAGGATCAGTGCTCCTGAAGAGCTGGATCAGGATTATGAAAGGATTTTTCTCAACGAATATGGAAGCCTGAGGTATAATCTGATGACGGCCTTGGAACATGTTCCCTGGATCAACCCTTATGAAAACGAAAAGAAAGTAGACGGAAACAAGATATTTCAGCTGAAAACTGCACAAAGAAATAACTTAGCCATTCCCAAAACGATTTTCTCCAATGATGAAGAAAAAATAACGACATTTTTCCATCAGTACTGCCAGGGAAAAGCCATAGCCAAACTTCATGGAGTAACCTCGAAAACGATGTCAGGAGAAAATATGATTTCGACTACAGTTATTGAGGAAGAATCCCTTGAACACCTTTCTGATATTGCATACTGCCCGATGATTTTCCAGCCATATATTGACAAAGAATATGAGCTGAGAATTGTCTACGTGGACGGAGATTTCTTCACAGGAAAGATCAATAACAGTGAAAATGCAGACTGGAGGGTAGCTCGTGAAGGGTATTTCTGGTCAGCCTATGAACTTCCTGAGACTATAAAAGCCAGCCTTACTTCTATGATGAAAGAAATGGGGCTTTATCTAGGAGCCATCGATATGATCAAAGGAAGAGACGGAGCTTATTATTTTCTGGAAGTCAATCCCCAGGGAGAATGGGGAATGCTGCAGAAAGAGCTGGGATTTCCCATTGCAGAAAGAATTGCCGATAATCTTATCAAAAGAATCAATTTCCATGAATAA
- a CDS encoding uracil-DNA glycosylase: MTWTEILAPIKSTEYFKTLWEKVKNEYATTKVFPPKNQIFRALELTAFDDVEVVIIGQDPYHNDYQANGLCFSVSEQVAAPPSLKNIFIELKDDLGVVRTSRELDDWARQGVLLLNATLTVRAHSPNSHKDLGWEKFTDFIIKEISDKKENVVFVLWGAFAQKKAELIDPAKHFILKSAHPSPFSVHRGFFGSKPFSKINEYLVSKGKKPISW, encoded by the coding sequence ATGACCTGGACAGAAATTTTAGCCCCGATAAAAAGTACGGAATACTTTAAAACCCTTTGGGAAAAAGTGAAGAATGAATATGCAACAACCAAAGTTTTTCCACCAAAAAATCAGATCTTCAGAGCATTGGAGTTAACGGCTTTTGATGATGTTGAGGTTGTAATTATTGGACAGGATCCTTACCATAATGACTATCAGGCGAACGGATTGTGCTTTTCAGTTTCCGAGCAGGTGGCTGCTCCGCCTTCCCTTAAGAATATTTTTATTGAGTTAAAAGATGACTTGGGAGTGGTAAGAACTTCCAGGGAGCTTGATGATTGGGCAAGACAAGGTGTTTTGTTGTTGAATGCTACTTTAACGGTTCGGGCTCATTCACCTAATTCTCATAAAGATCTGGGCTGGGAGAAATTCACCGATTTTATTATTAAAGAAATTTCGGATAAAAAAGAAAATGTGGTATTTGTATTGTGGGGCGCTTTTGCACAAAAAAAAGCCGAACTTATAGATCCGGCCAAACATTTTATACTTAAATCAGCACATCCTTCTCCTTTTTCTGTTCACAGAGGCTTTTTTGGAAGCAAACCTTTCTCAAAAATTAATGAGTATCTTGTTTCCAAAGGGAAGAAACCTATTTCCTGGTAG
- a CDS encoding microviridin/marinostatin family tricyclic proteinase inhibitor has protein sequence MENKNSKKKPFFATFLEKQVKDPETVKGGGITSVLADQITTSLQDQITTPLKDNVTKPDNDNVTMKYPSDGDEDVLEV, from the coding sequence ATGGAAAACAAAAATTCAAAAAAGAAGCCATTTTTTGCTACATTCCTGGAAAAACAGGTTAAAGATCCTGAAACAGTAAAAGGAGGAGGTATTACTTCTGTGCTGGCAGATCAGATTACGACATCCCTTCAGGATCAGATCACTACTCCTCTTAAGGATAATGTTACCAAGCCTGATAATGATAATGTAACCATGAAATATCCTTCTGACGGTGATGAGGATGTTTTAGAAGTATGA
- a CDS encoding pyridoxine 5'-phosphate synthase produces the protein MTKLSVNINKIATLRNARGGETPSVTEAAVKIQEFGGQGITIHPRPDERHITRKDVYDLKPLVATEFNIEGNPHKSFIDMVLDVKPEQVTLVPDADDAITSNAGWDTKKHLDYLTEIIAEFKKAGIRTSIFLDPLPELVEYAAKTGADRIELYTEAYAKNYLTNKEQAIKPYYDTAVEATNFGLGINAGHDLSLENLKYFADNIPNLLEVSIGHALVSEALYMGLENTVQAYLKRLAKW, from the coding sequence ATGACAAAACTAAGCGTAAACATTAATAAAATTGCGACGTTAAGAAATGCAAGAGGAGGTGAAACCCCAAGTGTTACAGAAGCTGCTGTAAAAATTCAGGAATTCGGAGGGCAGGGAATTACCATCCATCCAAGACCTGATGAAAGACATATCACAAGAAAAGATGTTTATGATCTGAAGCCGTTGGTTGCCACCGAGTTCAATATTGAAGGAAATCCGCACAAGAGCTTTATCGATATGGTTTTGGACGTGAAGCCAGAGCAGGTAACCTTAGTTCCGGACGCTGATGATGCTATTACTTCCAATGCAGGATGGGATACAAAAAAACACCTTGATTATCTTACAGAAATTATTGCTGAATTTAAAAAAGCAGGAATCCGTACCTCTATTTTTCTGGATCCTTTACCGGAACTGGTGGAATATGCTGCAAAAACAGGAGCAGACAGAATAGAATTGTATACGGAAGCATACGCAAAAAATTATCTGACCAACAAGGAGCAAGCTATAAAACCTTATTATGATACAGCTGTTGAAGCTACTAATTTCGGATTGGGCATTAATGCCGGGCATGATCTGAGCCTGGAAAATCTGAAATACTTTGCTGACAACATTCCAAATCTTCTGGAAGTATCTATCGGACATGCTTTGGTTTCTGAAGCACTTTATATGGGATTGGAAAATACAGTTCAGGCTTACCTGAAGAGACTGGCTAAATGGTAA
- a CDS encoding alpha/beta fold hydrolase codes for MEILNSKIFGENLTTTPLLVFHGLFGMLDNWGSFGKDLGEYLPVHLIDLRNHGRSFHSDSMSHDDLADDIARYMDHYGIQKAHVLGHSLGGKAVMQFAIKYPERVEKLIVVDISPKAYPPHHQGIIKALETVDFNTVTSRNEVEAVLNQYIPERSTVQFLTKNLYWDDNKKLGWRFNLKTLSEKYNEFVSNAVKFGVFEGDTLFIAGAKSNYILPQDEYGIKQQFPKAKIVTVKNAGHWVQAENPVDFANVVKEFLGLD; via the coding sequence ATGGAAATTTTAAACTCAAAAATATTCGGCGAAAATTTAACGACCACGCCGCTTCTGGTATTTCACGGATTATTCGGAATGCTTGACAACTGGGGAAGCTTTGGAAAAGATCTCGGAGAATACCTTCCGGTACATCTGATTGACCTTAGGAACCATGGCAGAAGCTTTCATTCAGACAGCATGTCTCATGATGACTTGGCTGATGATATTGCCCGTTATATGGATCATTACGGAATTCAGAAAGCCCATGTTCTGGGACATTCATTGGGAGGGAAAGCAGTCATGCAGTTTGCTATAAAATATCCTGAACGTGTTGAAAAATTGATTGTTGTAGATATCTCACCTAAAGCCTATCCTCCACACCATCAGGGAATTATCAAAGCCTTGGAAACTGTTGATTTCAATACGGTAACTTCAAGAAACGAGGTAGAAGCAGTTCTGAACCAATATATTCCTGAAAGGTCTACCGTACAGTTCTTAACGAAAAACCTGTATTGGGATGACAATAAAAAACTGGGCTGGAGATTTAATCTTAAAACCCTATCTGAAAAATATAATGAATTTGTATCCAATGCTGTTAAATTCGGAGTTTTTGAAGGAGATACATTGTTTATAGCCGGGGCAAAATCCAATTATATTCTGCCGCAGGATGAATATGGAATCAAGCAACAATTTCCTAAAGCTAAAATAGTTACAGTAAAAAATGCAGGACACTGGGTACAGGCTGAAAATCCTGTTGATTTTGCAAATGTTGTGAAGGAGTTTCTTGGTTTAGATTAA
- a CDS encoding GNAT family N-acetyltransferase: protein MKLETQRLLLRDINESHVDDILRIRSNEVINRFVIRKSPKNNYDALQFILTIKENTKNNQTIYLGISLKDQPKIIGTICLWNFSEDRKTAEVGYELLPEYHRQGIMSEALKTVLDFGFNELNLDEILAITNKFNENSKGILLKHDFILLEEKKDKGFPDNIIFSLKRFSASHH, encoded by the coding sequence ATGAAACTGGAAACCCAAAGATTATTACTGAGAGATATCAACGAAAGTCATGTTGATGATATTTTGCGAATCCGAAGCAATGAGGTGATCAATCGGTTCGTCATTAGGAAGTCTCCTAAAAATAATTACGATGCGCTCCAGTTTATTCTGACGATTAAAGAAAATACTAAAAATAACCAAACCATCTATCTGGGAATTTCTTTAAAAGATCAGCCGAAAATTATCGGAACCATCTGTCTCTGGAATTTTTCTGAAGACCGGAAAACAGCAGAAGTTGGCTATGAATTGCTGCCGGAATATCACAGGCAGGGAATTATGTCGGAAGCTTTGAAAACGGTTTTGGATTTTGGTTTTAATGAATTGAATTTAGACGAAATTCTGGCTATTACGAATAAATTTAATGAAAATTCAAAAGGGATTCTATTAAAACATGATTTCATTTTATTGGAAGAAAAGAAAGATAAAGGTTTCCCTGACAATATTATTTTTAGTCTGAAAAGGTTCTCTGCCAGCCATCATTAA
- a CDS encoding carboxypeptidase-like regulatory domain-containing protein gives MRQNYLLIMLCSFVLLVNCKGDDTVAPDENPVKVVSTGKVEGKVFAKNGTKPIGGALVFTTDGQSNVYHTYSNADGGFSLTAPEGNTTLHIQTGDGKNFRTEIPVIIKKNETVTVASTDSKLDQIAKMAYVKGSYDEIEAIISSLGYTATEITYQDLKNMNTISQYDIIFLNCGSRTYAQTGTSTPSNDVNVYNNLSTFVTNGGSLYSSDWASAYLVGGNTNTVSCNAPGGFINDNLLCLQDIGAATTYMGCTISNTALATALGFNTLDIQYDMGAWEKILNYDPAFWDVLVQKGNEPLMIRTGHYTNPSAPQTPVGTSLNNNHITICHHTANGNNITITINQNAWNAHQAHGDTMGPCTGNSSSGNIYYTTFHNHASGNIGKTGPILEYVILNL, from the coding sequence ATGAGACAAAATTACTTATTGATCATGCTATGCAGCTTTGTGCTCTTAGTAAACTGTAAAGGAGATGATACTGTTGCTCCTGATGAAAACCCTGTAAAAGTGGTCTCCACAGGAAAAGTGGAAGGTAAAGTATTTGCTAAAAACGGAACAAAACCCATTGGAGGTGCTCTTGTATTTACTACCGACGGCCAGAGCAATGTTTACCATACCTATTCCAATGCTGACGGTGGTTTCAGTTTAACAGCACCTGAAGGTAATACAACACTTCACATTCAGACCGGTGACGGTAAAAATTTCAGAACCGAAATTCCTGTTATCATTAAGAAAAATGAAACAGTCACTGTGGCTTCAACCGATTCGAAATTGGACCAAATCGCAAAAATGGCATATGTAAAAGGAAGTTATGATGAAATTGAAGCTATTATCAGCTCTCTTGGATATACCGCAACTGAGATTACTTATCAGGATTTAAAAAATATGAACACCATCTCCCAGTATGATATTATTTTCCTGAATTGCGGATCCCGTACCTACGCTCAAACAGGAACTTCCACTCCATCCAATGATGTTAATGTTTATAACAATCTTTCCACTTTTGTAACCAATGGCGGAAGTCTGTATAGCTCAGACTGGGCTTCTGCTTATCTGGTTGGGGGAAATACAAACACTGTAAGCTGTAATGCTCCGGGAGGTTTTATCAATGACAACCTTCTTTGTCTGCAAGATATTGGTGCAGCTACCACATATATGGGCTGTACCATTTCAAACACAGCTTTGGCAACTGCATTAGGATTTAACACACTGGATATTCAGTATGATATGGGTGCCTGGGAAAAAATTCTGAACTATGATCCGGCATTCTGGGATGTCCTGGTACAAAAAGGTAACGAACCTCTGATGATAAGAACAGGACATTATACCAATCCTTCTGCCCCGCAAACTCCTGTAGGAACTTCTTTAAACAATAACCACATCACGATCTGCCACCACACGGCAAACGGAAACAATATTACCATCACGATCAACCAAAATGCATGGAACGCACATCAGGCACACGGAGATACAATGGGACCTTGTACAGGAAACTCCAGCAGCGGAAATATCTATTATACCACATTTCATAACCATGCGAGCGGAAATATCGGTAAAACAGGCCCCATCCTGGAATACGTAATCTTAAATTTGTAA